The genomic region TTACAGGACCAAATGCGGAATTTTCATTAGAACCTCCCATTGCGAATTCATCAAGGTTTGTTTTTCCAACAACCGTAAATCCTGCATTTAACAATTTTCGAACAGCAGTTGCTGTATATGTTGAATTATAATTTTCTAATATTTTTGAGCCACATGTATTTTTTGTACCTAATACTTGAATGTTATCTTTAACTAAAAAAGGTGTTGAGTAATATTCTCCTTCTTTATTTCCTTCTACTGTAGTGAATTCTAATACAGCATTTATCTTTTCATTAATTTTTTTTGCTTTTTCAATATCAAATTTAAAATTTTTCATTTGATTCCTCCTTACCATCTTGTTGTAATATTGATCCCACCAACTTTTGGTATTAAATTTAATCTTTTTAATATTTCACGTTTATCTTCGGTAAGATAAATTCTTGAAATTTGAATTAAATTGCTTTCCATAAATTTATAAGCAGGATATCGTTCAAATACTTCGTCAAACCTTAATACATCACCATTATAATCAAGTATTGATACGTCTGTTGATAAAAATTCTTTTGGATGCATTAAGGCGAGTTTATATGGTGTGTCTATGATGAAAAGATTATCAAAATTATCTAAAATATAAGATAATTCCTGTTTATCTTCTTTAGAAATATCTGTTTTCATAACTTTTTCAATATTTTCTTTTAATTGTTTTAAGACGTTTTCTGCAACGCTTACGCTGATAACAGATGGATCTAATCCTGTAGTGGAAAATGGAATTTCTATTAATAATTTCCACAAATCTCTTGATTTTAATCTTTTTACCAATTCATGGGCTCTGGCTACTTTATCAGCTTTTTGCATTAATTCTGGGCTTATATTGAATAATTCATTATCTTTCTTTTCATACAATTGTTCATATACTATTTCTATTTCATTGATTATTCTTTGATCCGTTAATGAATTGAATTTATCAAGATTGCGTACTCTTTCTTTTAAATCAAGTATATCATCAGCTAATCTTAATATTTCCTGGATCATCTGGTCTGCAGCTCTTGAGGTTTTGTGGAAATATACATTTTTATACATCATAAATCTTGCAAATAATACGGTATAAATATTATCAATAATTTTTATGTTATAACATAACTTTTCTTTTCCATTTACAGTTTTTATTGAAGCATTTCTAATTATTCTATCTAAATCTCCTGTTCCGAAATCTCT from Marinitoga aeolica harbors:
- a CDS encoding HD domain-containing protein, translated to MENLYFKVSRDPIYSEIFIYPLEIVIADTPLVQRLRYLSQLAGAEYVYPSATHTRFSHSLGVMHISGLYAKKLFENNHQKTRILRLAGLLHDLGHGPYSHQFDDVIYKRMGLKDGHDEYRKKILNTKLIDQAYEVYNKLNDPRTKKDFLKDLSLTLNKDIKDKEKDIKDGLKEVMSMINDLFEAENTGGSPEFNIVQGPLGADRLDFVLRDSYYAGTRDFGTGDLDRIIRNASIKTVNGKEKLCYNIKIIDNIYTVLFARFMMYKNVYFHKTSRAADQMIQEILRLADDILDLKERVRNLDKFNSLTDQRIINEIEIVYEQLYEKKDNELFNISPELMQKADKVARAHELVKRLKSRDLWKLLIEIPFSTTGLDPSVISVSVAENVLKQLKENIEKVMKTDISKEDKQELSYILDNFDNLFIIDTPYKLALMHPKEFLSTDVSILDYNGDVLRFDEVFERYPAYKFMESNLIQISRIYLTEDKREILKRLNLIPKVGGINITTRW